One part of the Esox lucius isolate fEsoLuc1 chromosome 10, fEsoLuc1.pri, whole genome shotgun sequence genome encodes these proteins:
- the hivep1 gene encoding zinc finger protein 40 isoform X2 — MPRTKQNNPKNLKDKIEEAQKELKDPKAGGQKGVTEGGRRSADNIKGLKRKKVVAENQLKKIPKSPVKQPSQSKTSVATLQGASSKEAAPSCSYPDSPSGNLACSPSRNRDTEYVQPVVEYIEGSSIDNDGIKPKEAPSQKPQSPISGKVESSSVVGESPQAKDSKTINPSFEGDSPFQISAPLEVLLKAMEPDFSSLAERKNSYPVTGVTKPCQTIMARGGSDLSAMPAVHFGLQSQTCFVNKQENSNTMQSSLQTASLQHAAQQFSSRGEKPGLQMNFRAGPSATLTHAPVPLRSNSLPQSQPPVVHTCQSLSASVPSTIQVPVTPGYNPVQMATVVNFGLEPMCSISTKDQKPKKQGKYVCEYCSRACAKPSVLLKHIRSHTGERPYPCVTCGFSFKTKSNLYKHKKSHAHAIKLGLVARSDSGTGSLSVESDKALGTHSDVEESGDSDEESSTADLDPDSSQSSVAAFSESSLQSIGTTQGNHGDAGDPSAVYEMLKPTTSQRGYDSKGTANLPKVVVYPVNVSPLRADSPRVSDSTPEQATAQRQRDFQTAHIRSSITVLSSLKEVDCTSPLQDAVSEDEDQQCRSPPGGGHGQLQRQQATDFSQQQQGKCLLSPRSLGSTDSGYFSRSESADQAMSPPSPFVKITPPTDMDVTKNVLPNLPAGVATVMHVASVEKSHVVQGQMRPPLETKALSLEERISKLISDNEAVVDDKQLDSVKPRRTSLSRRGSIDSPKSYIFKDSFQFDLKPMARRSSSSSDIPKSPFTPTEKNKPVFLLSVPNQFSPMDCLPITRSNSMPTTPGHTGFPPTITQQPHPLRSCQSFDDKVGSLNDDVFSSAPSTPNPAIHSRTLVRQVAVEDFSTSEGLTSVRSMDEGYQGSRVSTEIIQRSRSFEHAQDRNRKPQQSKGTMYECETCRNRYRKLENFENHKKFYCSELHGPKNLKPVSARETEQDVFTLGMVHPFIPRITSISGIMDQQQSIRKRRKMKSVGDDDDQSPTDTNPPCSVSFDSCQLSTANSGRSFSQHSGVVDLQPKSNPPQIPQIPLVARGTDVTESRLSPIRETHVNTCSKERSDLQRQSSGTSVIKHTNSLSRPNSFETSESIDRASPIDYMDKDSHRTGKSKADATANLSLERYHEKMSIPKCAEQGKQGMENCVDRTLPTVADSCAPVQQSRLVRQNNIPEILVTEEPDREHDSQSTEQVEKPADTFNWPQRSESLSKLPTEKLPPKKKRIRLAQMEQSSGDSSFESSLSRSLSRDSSLSRCSSISASFDRDEPSRSESPSRGECVNKIAEPQGLPLVFNTLGVPGIMRRAASEQISCTQPSVEISCDYRSKSFDCGVSSIRSMSPNRSMSPMDLPKSAQVSPSVHVPLIERRRGPLVRQMSLKIGPESQQNIGKHAMPLQRLPAVFSTSQQIQQIANKPPNAQPFILHSRETLLQKNEKMVQSINLGSQSQQPQVHGLPHPWHQTSRVQTCQKLQQPLVNVMVNQEEAAQNKSADSQDKKSFVPKYQMPCSVVRLSQTYTFSSTQATQTILPVLTIPIANQIQSVSKPSDCLHNVYVAQQCQQTVENKTHPIVLPIGLQNHPPSQTQPGAPRLPQILITHEQMHPSHSVASTDSLSNLHVVDTDSKASPDMNKDRPSASAGLQVKHCLVSNTQNPTCETQRASSLGSLHCTQKMAAVTLCPQPEPIASSKRMLSPANSLDIAMEKHQKRAKDEHGAACLTDGRSVNYLNSQMAEVTRQRKLMLVRQVCTTEPVDSPIETEAPQLEHDKPEGGKDSQTPENCKTKTPERTRQDEQYTTVPQEQPSSGLNTNQGSHVSSVSPSATLKPQDKTEEQRLAPTKSPIRPLTFHGQVKLASSVSVVNTRDSHRLSFPSLKTATTFTWCYLMKRKPLHVPQTDQKISAYSTWAVSLKNPNPLGLPTKVAMSLFDSKQKSKTIHYTEAITTSMKSDILAYSSKLKDVMPKVLKPQKSLTTENNSKVQPETQTNSESDKDVPPSSKLEPRRVKIFDGGFKSNEDYVYVRGRGRGKYICEECGIRCKKPSMLRKHIRTHSDVRPYHCTHCNFSFKTKGNLTKHMKSKAHSKKCLEMGVSVGLEDQDAEDSDRSQVGSADHPDSDGEDSEGADDDNEDDNDEEEEDSLSGLSTNPSVSASPLHIPSSLQTELPPSSLLAQMSIHHHHQAAPLPHPQASESQAHHAAVDTESVPMLSPVSLVKQMSISGSCTSPGPMPYSPPPHALTSDHHASDTESVHMMSPVSPCRQMSIDYPDFDVPSSPPTPGKGCSKLGQDGSLTLHPMPVSEPCVPVGTDVSTQTASLAPQTSSYGPLDFPSRGLTQGPGSTQGGHTHLFSHLPLHSQQPSQSPYSMVPVGGIQLVPAGLAAYSTFVPIQAGPVQLTIPAVSVIHRNTSPLPFPSSPQPEGSSSSPTTQPLVVQESISNVMPCFPLRQVTGLQAVGASHQTLQSIGLETLNVMGLASSGGLSSTQLLSQHGLTLNATLGLQVLATSPTSQSSTGPHHTHIPGLQILNIALSPALIPALSPVAGPTEREASPEAPGALQHASRTEPGPSVSCPSAASSPTSTTTTVTGSPAQEVTPSGRLGPRSSVGSDQTAEEEVRATTSLQPSPSGPPPAPGVGVEGAKNPPTGGASEPVRGGAPQRQSMVSRQKGTQDYSDESASSDDEGRLVIAT, encoded by the exons ATAAAATTGAAGAAGCACAGAAAGAACTGAAAGATCCTAAAGCCGGCGGACAGAAAG GGGTCACTGAGGGAGGTCGAAGAAGTGCAGATAATATAAAGGGTCTAAAGCGGAAAAAGGTTGTGGCAGAAAACCAGCTGAAAAAAATACCCAAATCTCCTGTGAAGCAGCCCTCACAGTCCAAGACTTCCGTGGCAACACTCCAAGGCGCCTCGTCCAAAGAAGCTGCACCCTCCTGCTCATACCCCGACAGCCCCTCTGGAAACCTTGCCTGTTCCCCCAGCCGAAATCGAGATACAGAGTATGTCCAGCCTGTTGTTGAATACATTGAAGGTTCGTCTATTGACAATGATGGGATAAAGCCAAAGGAAGCGCCTTCCCAAAAGCCACAGTCTCCAATCAGTGGTAAAGTGGAGTCTTCATCTGTTGTTGGAGAGTCTCCGCAAGCCAAGGACAGTAAGACAATCAATCCAAGCTTTGAAGGTGACTCTCCTTTCCAGATCAGTGCTCCCCTTGAAGTCTTGCTCAAGGCAATGGAACCAGACTTTAGCTCCTtggcagaaagaaaaaactCCTATCCAGTAACAGGTGTTACAAAACCATGCCAAACTATTATGGCCCGTGGTGGTAGTGATTTAAGTGCTATGCCTGCTGTACATTTTGGATTGCAGTCTCAaacttgttttgtgaataaacaagaGAACTCAAACACAATGCAGTCCTCCCTCCAGACTGCTTCTTTGCAGCATGCTGCACAGCAGTTCAGCAGCCGGGGGGAAAAGCCTGGCCTGCAGATGAACTTCAGGGCGGGACCCTCCGCCACCCTTACTCATGCACCTGTTCCCCTACGTTCCAATTCCTTGCCCCAGAGTCAGCCACCGGTGGTGCACACGTGCCAGTCGCTCTCCGCCAGTGTCCCAAGCACTATTCAAGTACCTGTGACACCCGGATACAACCCAGTCCAGATGGCCACGGTCGTGAACTTTGGCCTTGAACCGATGTGTAGCATCTCAACAAAAGACCAGAAGCCTAAGAAGCAAGGGAAGTACGTTTGTGAATACTGCAGCCGGGCATGTGCAAAGCCCAGTGTGCTTCTGAAGCACATCAGGTCTCACACAGGTGAACGACCCTACCCATGTGTTACCTGTGGCTTCTCGTTTAAGACCAAGAGCAATCTGTACAAGCATAAGAAATCACATGCTCATGCAATAAAACTGGGGCTTGTGGCACGATCTGACTCTGGAACGGGGTCCCTCTCAGTAGAGTCTGACAAAGCCCTTGGAACGCATTCGGATGTAGAGGAAAGTGGGGACAGCGACGAGGAAAGTAGCACTGCAGACCTGGATCCTGACTCGTCGCAAAGCAGCGTTGCTGCGTTCTCTGAGAGCAGTTTGCAGAGTATAGGCACAACACAAGGCAACCATGGGGACGCAGGGGACCCATCAGCTGTTTATGAAATGCTTAAACCGACGACCAGCCAAAGGGGCTATGACTCCAAAGGGACAGCCAACCTTCCAAAAGTGGTTGTCTACCCAGTCAATGTCTCCCCTCTGCGTGCAGACAGTCCAAGAGTTTCAGACTCCACCCCCGAGCAGGCTACTGCCCAGCGGCAAAGGGACTTCCAGACTGCACATATCAGATCCAGCATCACTGTCCTGTCATCCTTAAAAGAGGTGGATTGCACGAGTCCCCTGCAGGATGCAGTAAGTGAGGACGAGGATCAGCAGTGCAGGTCCCCACCAGGAGGCGGACATGGTCAGCTTCAGAGGCAGCAGGCCACAGACTTTTCTCAGCAGCAACAGGGCAAGTGTCTGCTAAGTCCCCGCAGTTTGGGCAGCACCGACTCTGGGTATTTCTCACGTTCTGAAAGTGCTGATCAGGCCATGAGTCCTCCTAGTCCTTTTGTCAAAATAACCCCACCAACAGACATGGATGTCACCAAAAATGTACTTCCAAATCTTCCTGCAGGTGTTGCCACTGTCATGCATGTTGCTTCTGTGGAGAAATCACATGTTGTGCAGGGACAAATGCGTCCACCATTAGAAACAAAAGCACTCTCTCTCGAGGAGAGAATCTCAAAATTAATATCTGACAATGAGGCAGTGGTTGATGACAAACAGCTGGACAGTGTCAAACCAAGAAGGACTTCACTTTCCAGGAGAGGTAGCATAGACTCCCCAAAATCATACATATTTAAAGACTCTTTTCAGTTTGACCTTAAACCTATGGCAAGAAGGTCAAGTTCCAGCTCAGACATACCCAAGTCCCCTTTCACACcgacagaaaaaaataagccAGTATTTCTTCTTTCTGTACCTAATCAGTTTTCACCTATGGACTGTTTACCAATCACAAGAAGTAATTCCATGCCCACAACTCCGGGACACACAGGTTTCCCACCAACAATTACCCAACAACCCCACCCACTAAGGAGTTGCCAGTCTTTTGATGACAAAGTTGGTTCTTTAAATGATGATGTGTTTTCATCTGCCCCCTCTACCCCAAATCCAGCAATACATTCTCGTACCCTTGTACGACAAGTAGCAGTGGAGGATTTCTCCACAAGTGAAGGACTTACCTCAGTCCGTTCCATGGATGAAGGTTACCAGGGGTCTAGGGTTTCCACTGAAATAATCCAAAGGAGCAGGTCATTTGAGCATGCACAAGACCGAAACCGGAAGCCACAGCAGAGCAAAGGTACAATGTATGAGTGTGAAACCTGTCGTAACCGGTACAGAAAACTGGAAAACTTTGAAAATCACAAGAAATTCTATTGCTCAGAGCTTCATGGTCCAAAAAACCTTAAGCCAGTATCTGCCAGAGAGACTGAGCAAGATGTTTTTACTCTTGGCATGGTACATCCTTTTATCCCCAGAATAACTAGTATTTCAGGCATAATGGACCAACAACAATCCATTCGAAAAAGACGAAAAATGAAGAGtgttggtgatgatgatgaccaATCCCCAACTGACACCAACCCACCATGCTCTGTCAGTTTTGATTCTTGCCAACTATCAACAGCCAATTCAGGTCGGTCATTTTCTCAGCATTCTGGCGTGGTTGACCTACAGCCTAAAAGCAACCCACCACAAATACCTCAAATTCCGCTTGTAGCTAGAGGCACAGACGTAACAGAATCAAGACTCTCACCAATTAGAGAAACCCATGTTAACACTTGCAGTAAAGAGAGAAGTGACCTACAGAGGCAAAGCAGCGGTACTTCAGTAATCAAACACACTAACTCTCTAAGCAGGCCTAATTCCTTTGAGACCTCTGAATCTATTGACAGAGCCTCTCCAATTGATTACATGGACAAAGATAGCCATAGAACAGGAAAGTCTAAGGCAGATGCCACAGCAAATCTTTCACTAGAGCGCTACCATGAAAAAATGTCCATACCTAAATGTGCTGAACAGGGAAAACAAGGGATGGAAAACTGTGTTGACCGCACATTACCAACAGTTGCTGACAGCTGTGCTCCTGTCCAACAGTCTCGTCTGGTTCGCCAAAACAACATTCCTGAAATCCTGGTCACAGAGGAACCGGATCGGGAGCATGACAGTCAGAGCACTGAGCAAGTGGAAAAGCCTGCAGATACATTCAATTGGCCCCAGAGGAGTGAAAGCCTGTCCAAGCTACCCACAGAAAAGCTTCCACCCAAGAAAAAGAGAATTCGTCTGGCTCAGATGGAGCAATCCTCTGGAGATTCCAGCTTTGAGTCCTCGTTATCTCGCAGTCTCAGCAGGGACAGTAGTCTCTCAAGATGTTCCAGCATCTCAGCCTCCTTTGACAGGGACGAGCCATCCAGGTCAgaaagtccctccagaggggaATGTGTCAACAAAATTGCTGAGCCTCAAGGCCTACCATTAGTCTTCAACACCCTGGGAGTCCCTGGCATAATGAGACGTGCTGCATCAGAACAGATCAGTTGCACTCAACCCTCAGTCGAGATCTCGTGTGACTATCGCAGCAAGTCATTTGACTGTGGCGTGTCTTCAATTAGGTCTATGTCACCCAACAGGTCAATGTCCCCAATGGATCTGCCAAAGAGTGCTCAAGTTTCTCCATCTGTACATGTACCTCTTATTGAAAGACGAAGGGGACCCTTGGTTCGCCAAATGTCTTTAAAGATTGGGCCAGAGAGTCAGCAAAATATTGGGAAGCATGCTATGCCTCTCCAGAGGCTCCCGGCTGTATTCTCAACATCTCAGCAGATTCAACAGATTGCCAACAAGCCCCCAAATGCCCAACCTTTTATTCTGCATTCTAGAGAAACTCTCCttcagaaaaatgaaaaaatggtgCAGAGCATTAACTTGGGAAGCCAAAGTCAACAGCCTCAAGTTCATGGCCTTCCACATCCTTGGCACCAAACATCTAGGGTTCAGACATGCCAAAAGCTACAGCAACCTCTGGTTAATGTCATGGTCAACCAGGAAGAGGCTGCTCAAAACAAGTCTGCTGACTCTCAAGACAAGAAAAGTTTTGTGCCCAAGTACCAAATGCCATGTTCAGTTGTGAGATTAAGCCAAACATACACTTTCTCTAGCACACAAGCTACTCAGACAATTTTGCCAGTCCTAACAATACCTATTGCCAACCAGATTCAAAGTGTTTCAAAGCCTTCTGATTGTCTCCACAATGTGTATGTTGCACAACAGTGTCAACAAACTGTAGAGAATAAGACGCATCCAATAGTATTGCCTATAGGCCTACAAAACCACCCACCTTCTCAAACCCAACCAGGTGCTCCTCGACTGCCGCAGATCTTGATAACCCATGAGCAGATGCACCCTTCCCACTCTGTAGCCAGTACAGACAGCCTCTCCAATCTTCACGTTGTAGATACTGACTCAAAGGCTTCTCCAGATATGAACAAGGACAGGCCTTCTGCATCTGCTGGTCTTCAAGTGAAACATTGTTTAGTTTCCAATACCCAGAACCCTACTTGTGAAACTCAAAGGGCTTCCTCACTGGGATCCTTACACTGTACCCAGAAAATGGCAGCTGTAACTCTTTGCCCACAGCCGGAGCCAATTGCCTCAAGTAAAAGAATGCTCTCCCCTGCCAACAGCTTAGACATCGCTATGGAAAAACATCAAAAACGGGCAAAGGATGAGCATGGTGCTGCATGCCTCACTGATGGTAGGTCAGTCAACTACCTAAATTCCCAGATGGCAGAGGTGACCAGGCAACGGAAGCTGATGCTAGTTAGGCAGGTTTGCACCACTGAACCAGTGGACAGTCCTATTGAAACGGAGGCACCACAATTGGAACACGATAAGCCTGAAGGTGGAAAAGACTCCCAGACTCCTGAAAACTGCAAAACTAAAACACCTGAACGCACAAGACAGGATGAACAATATACTACAGTTCCTCAAGAACAGCCTAGCTCTGGATTGAACACCAATCAAGGAAGTCACGTGTCTTCTGTGTCGCCAAGCGCCACATTAAAACCTCAAGacaagacagaggaacagagattGGCCCCAACCAAGTCTCCTATTAGACCCTTGACTTTCCACGGACAGGTGAAACTAGCATCATCTGTATCTGTTGTCAATACAAGAGACAGCCACCGCCTGTCTTTCCCTAGCCTAAAAACTGCTACTACATTTACTTGGTGTTACCTGATGAAGAGGAAGCCTCTCCATGTTCCCCAGACAGACCAGAAGATCTCTGCTTACTCCACCTGGGCAGTGAGCCTCAAAAACCCCAATCCTCTAGGTCTGCCCACCAAGGTGGCAATGTCTCTCTTTGACTCAAAGCAGAAGTCCAAAACAATACACTACACCGAGGCCATAACAACGAGTATGAAATCGGACATCTTGGCCTATTCAAGCAAGCTGAAAGATGTAATGCCTAAG GTCCTAAAGCCTCAGAAGTctttaacaactgaaaataaCAGCAAAGTGCAACCTGAGACTCAGACAAACAGCGAGTCAGACAAGGATGTGCCTCCCTCATCCAAACTAGAACCACGGAGAGTTAAAATATTTGATGGCGG ATTCAAATCTAATGAGGACTATGTGTATGTGCGGGGACGTGGTCGTGGTAAATACATCTGTGAGGAGTGCGGTATTCGCTGTAAGAAGCCCAGCATGCTGCGCAAACACATCCGCACCCACTCTGATGTCCGGCCCTATCACTGCACCCACTGCAACTTCTCCTTTAAGACTAAAG GAAATCTGACCAAGCACATGAAGTCCAAGGCCCACAGTAAAAAGTGTCTAGAGATGGGGGTGTCAGTGGGTCTAGAGGACCAGGATGCGGAGGACTCAG ATCGTAGCCAGGTGGGCAGTGCTGACCATCCGGATTCAGATGGAGAAGACTCAGAAGGCGCAGACGATGACAACGAGGACGACAacgatgaagaggaagaggacagcCTGTCGGGCCTGTCAACCAACCCCTCGGTCTCGGCCAGCCCGCTGCACATCCCATCCTCCCTCCAGACGGAGCTCCCTCCCAGCTCCCTGCTGGCTCAGATGTCCATccatcaccaccaccaagcAGCTCCACTGCCCCACCCTCAGGCCTCCGAATCCCAAGCCCACCACGCTGCCGTGGACACTGAGTCGGTGCCTATGCTCAGCCCCGTCTCCCTGGTCAAGCAGATGTCCATCTCGGGAAGCTGCACCAGCCCCGGCCCCATGCCCTACTCCCCGCCCCCGCACGCCCTCACTTCTGACCACCACGCCTCTGACACAGAGTCTGTTCACATGATGAGCCCTGTCTCGCCTTGCAGGCAGATGTCCATCGACTACCCCGACTTTGACGTGCCATCTAGTCCCCCCACACCAGGCAAGGGCTGCTCCAAGCTCGGCCAG GATGGCTCTTTAACTCTTCACCCTATGCCAGTAAGCGAGCCATGTGTCCCTGTCGGGACAGACGTCAGCACGCAGACTGCCTCCTTGGCCCCCCAGACCTCCTCTTACGGCCCCTTGGACTTTCCCTCCCGGGGCCTGACCCAAGGACCAGGGTCCACTCAGggtggacacacacaccttttcagCCACCTTCCTCTACACTCCCAGCAACCCTCACAATCCCCCTACAGCATGGTCCCCGTGGGGGGCATCCAGCTTGTTCCCGCTGGCCTGGCAGCTTACTCCACCTTTGTGCCCATCCAGgctggccctgtccagctcacCATCCCTGCTGTGAGCGTCATCCACCGGAATACCAGCCCCCTCCCGTTCCCCAGTTCCCCACAGCCTGAGGGCTCCAGCTCATCCCCCACCACCCAGCCCCTGGTAGTTCAGGAGTCCATCAGCAATGTCATGCCCTGCTTTCCCCTGAGACAGGTCACGGGGCTTCAGGCCGTTGGCGCCTCCCACCAGACCCTGCAGTCCATAGGTCTGGAGACCCTTAATGTCATGGGTCTGGCTAGCTCTGGAGGCCTGTCCTCCACCCAGCTCCTGTCCCAACACGGGCTGACACTCAATGCTACCCTGGGGCTGCAGGTCTTGGCTACGAGTCCCACCTCCCAGAGCAGCACAGgccctcaccacacacacatccccggCCTGCAGATCCTCAACATTGCCCTCAGCCCCGCACTCATCCCCGCTCTCAGCCCTGTCGCTGGTCCCACTGAGAGGGAGGCCAGCCCTGAGGCACCAGGGGCCCTCCAGCATGCCTCTCGGACCGAACCAGGCCCCTCGGTCAGCTGTCCGTCTGCTGCATCCTCCCCTACCTCTACCACTACCACCGTTACGGGAAGTCCTGCGCAGGAAGTGACACCATCAGGCCGCTTGGGGCCCAGGAGCTCCGTAGGATCTGATCAGACTGCAGAGGAGGAAGTGCGGGCTACAACATCGCTACAACCATCCCCGTCAGGGCCCCCTCCTGCTCCCGGTGTTGGTGTTGAGGGGGCTAAAAATCCTCCAACAGGGGGAGCCAGTGAGCCTGTCAGAGGCGGTGCGCCTCAGAGGCAGTCCATGGTTTCTCGGCAGAAAGGGACACAAGACTACAGTGATGAGTCAGCGTCCAGTGATGACGAAGGCAGACTGGTCATCGCcacctga